The Endozoicomonas montiporae CL-33 genome contains a region encoding:
- a CDS encoding GIY-YIG nuclease family protein has protein sequence MIIFTVTSNITGQVYVGSTRNELESQWERMVAAAQQDLDYPLYREIRINGEDAFTVDEWDRAENRQELLELEQEAIDHFGAKSLRGYKTSTVKILPKKKTRQRKSSIEKELAAIFSGEESETETPPSLTIKSSDSKETATSAASKTAPAASRPAEPKPVSKQEITKESIKAALAKIAEEEKAKEAAEAAKKAAAIQTTAGSQANATVKMKSISLSDDISTQLAAITAAADAVLSGDSQAAENLQQLPETEPEEVCIEEQPVIAPQPAVEEPQPEPEVVVKPICPKELRIVEAIERQRELRAQKSQDVIEQERNKLASLLAELDARARTLHTGVLAAVA, from the coding sequence TTGATTATCTTCACCGTCACCAGCAACATCACAGGTCAAGTCTATGTCGGCAGTACCCGTAACGAGCTTGAAAGCCAGTGGGAAAGAATGGTGGCTGCAGCGCAGCAAGACTTGGACTACCCACTCTATCGCGAGATAAGGATCAACGGCGAAGATGCTTTTACCGTTGATGAGTGGGACAGGGCCGAGAATCGTCAGGAACTGCTTGAACTGGAGCAGGAAGCCATTGACCATTTTGGGGCTAAAAGCCTGCGAGGCTACAAAACCAGTACGGTTAAAATTCTTCCTAAAAAGAAAACCCGCCAGCGCAAATCATCCATAGAAAAAGAGCTGGCTGCCATTTTCTCCGGGGAAGAGTCTGAGACTGAAACACCACCCAGCCTGACCATCAAGTCTTCCGATTCTAAAGAGACAGCGACTTCTGCTGCCTCAAAGACTGCACCTGCTGCCAGCAGACCCGCTGAACCTAAACCCGTCAGCAAACAGGAAATCACCAAAGAGAGTATCAAAGCCGCTCTGGCTAAAATTGCCGAGGAAGAAAAAGCCAAAGAAGCAGCAGAAGCCGCTAAAAAAGCAGCCGCTATTCAGACCACCGCCGGTTCTCAGGCAAATGCCACTGTTAAGATGAAGAGCATCAGCCTGAGCGATGACATCAGCACTCAGCTGGCAGCCATCACAGCCGCAGCAGACGCTGTTCTGTCTGGCGACAGCCAGGCAGCTGAAAACCTTCAACAACTGCCTGAAACAGAGCCTGAAGAGGTTTGCATTGAAGAGCAGCCAGTTATTGCTCCTCAGCCAGCTGTTGAGGAGCCCCAACCAGAGCCGGAAGTCGTCGTTAAGCCGATCTGTCCGAAAGAGCTGCGCATTGTTGAAGCGATTGAGCGCCAGAGAGAACTGCGTGCCCAGAAAAGTCAGGATGTGATAGAACAGGAGCGCAACAAGCTGGCAAGCCTTCTGGCTGAACTGGATGCCCGCGCCAGAACCCTGCACACAGGCGTACTGGCTGCTGTTGCCTGA
- a CDS encoding NCS2 family permease — translation MFSRESLDRFFGLKAHGTDIKTEVIAGFTTFMTMAYILIVNPLILKDAGMDFGAVFSATAISAIIGTLVMALWAKLPFALAPGMGLNAFFAYGVVLGMGYSWQMALTAILLEGIIFLILTALNIREAIVNSIPLSLKKAVSCGIGLFIAFIGLQNSGIVVANDATMVAVGALTDPKPLLALIGILITGVMLVKGVQGALLIGIFATTIIGIPMGVTSLPDFSNGLTPPDISPIFFQFQWDQVFTIDMVIILFTFLFVDMFDTVGTLVGVSTKADMLTEEGEVPNCKQALFADAIATTAGACLGTSTVTTFVESASGVSAGGRTGLTSLTVAGLFLIALFLSPLFLMVPGAATAPALVLVGLFMMSPIKEIDLDDFSESIPAFLTLLFMPLTYSIAEGIIIGMLSYIGLKALSGNARQVSIISYIVGVLCLAKLAV, via the coding sequence ATGTTCAGCAGGGAATCACTTGATCGTTTTTTTGGGCTGAAAGCTCATGGGACAGATATCAAAACGGAGGTGATCGCCGGTTTCACCACCTTTATGACGATGGCGTATATCCTCATCGTTAACCCGCTGATCCTGAAAGATGCAGGGATGGATTTCGGTGCTGTGTTCTCAGCCACTGCTATCTCGGCCATTATTGGTACCTTGGTGATGGCTTTGTGGGCCAAGTTGCCGTTTGCACTGGCTCCGGGCATGGGTCTGAACGCCTTCTTCGCTTACGGCGTTGTTCTGGGGATGGGCTACTCCTGGCAAATGGCACTGACAGCCATTTTGCTTGAAGGTATCATCTTCCTGATTCTGACCGCGCTTAATATCCGCGAAGCCATTGTTAACAGCATTCCTCTGAGTCTGAAAAAAGCGGTTTCCTGTGGTATTGGCTTGTTCATTGCGTTTATCGGACTTCAGAATTCCGGCATTGTTGTGGCAAACGACGCCACCATGGTTGCGGTTGGTGCCCTGACCGATCCAAAACCACTGCTGGCCCTGATTGGTATTCTGATTACCGGTGTCATGCTGGTGAAAGGGGTTCAGGGTGCCTTGCTGATTGGTATTTTCGCAACCACGATCATTGGTATTCCGATGGGTGTTACCAGCCTGCCAGATTTCAGTAACGGCCTGACACCACCTGATATTTCCCCAATTTTCTTCCAGTTCCAGTGGGATCAGGTGTTTACCATCGATATGGTCATCATTCTGTTCACTTTCCTGTTTGTCGATATGTTTGACACCGTTGGTACTCTGGTCGGCGTATCCACCAAAGCCGACATGTTGACCGAAGAAGGTGAAGTGCCTAATTGTAAGCAGGCTCTGTTTGCTGACGCCATCGCAACCACCGCCGGTGCGTGTCTGGGTACCAGTACGGTGACCACATTTGTTGAGAGTGCATCCGGTGTCTCTGCAGGCGGCCGCACCGGTCTGACCTCGCTGACTGTAGCGGGCTTATTCCTGATTGCCCTGTTCCTGTCACCACTGTTCCTGATGGTGCCCGGCGCTGCTACTGCACCTGCACTGGTTTTGGTGGGTCTGTTTATGATGTCGCCCATTAAGGAAATTGATCTGGACGATTTCAGCGAGTCCATTCCTGCTTTCCTGACCTTGTTGTTCATGCCTCTGACTTACTCCATTGCGGAAGGTATCATCATTGGCATGCTGTCCTACATTGGCCTGAAAGCACTGAGCGGCAACGCCCGTCAGGTTTCCATTATTTCCTACATTGTTGGCGTTCTCTGCCTGGCAAAACTGGCTGTATAA
- the trmA gene encoding tRNA (uridine(54)-C5)-methyltransferase TrmA: MSLAVVQPERYEEQLAEKVSQVYAEFEAFDIPELEVFRSRPEHYRMRAEFRIWHEGEHSFYRMFDPDTRRPFSVQDFPAGSERINELMQPLMQRIEQSDDLRRRLFQVEFLTTQTGEALISLLYHRQLDDAWQAAANSLQERLDISIIGRARKQKIVLKQDFVTEELTVNDQRFRYQQVENSFTQPNAGVNEHMLGWASDVCRDEQGDLVELYCGNGNFTCVLARQFDRVLATEISKTSVHSAHENFRMNSVDNVAIARLSSEEFTQAMNAEREFHRLKDIDLDSYQFSTILVDPPRAGLDKDTEALVQRFEKIVYISCNPETLKENLETINQTHKVERIALFDQFPYTHHREMGVFLTRRQ, encoded by the coding sequence ATGTCATTAGCCGTAGTACAGCCCGAACGATACGAAGAACAACTGGCCGAGAAGGTCAGCCAGGTTTATGCCGAATTTGAGGCTTTTGATATTCCGGAACTGGAAGTGTTCCGTTCCCGGCCTGAACACTACCGGATGCGAGCCGAGTTTCGTATCTGGCACGAGGGAGAACACAGTTTTTACCGCATGTTCGATCCCGACACCCGCCGGCCTTTCAGCGTGCAGGACTTCCCGGCAGGATCAGAGCGAATCAATGAGCTGATGCAACCGCTGATGCAGCGCATTGAACAGAGCGACGATCTGCGCAGGCGCCTGTTCCAGGTTGAATTCCTGACCACCCAGACTGGCGAAGCCCTGATCTCCCTGCTCTACCATCGCCAGCTGGATGATGCCTGGCAGGCAGCCGCCAACAGCCTGCAGGAGAGGCTGGACATCAGCATTATTGGCCGGGCTCGCAAGCAGAAAATCGTTCTGAAACAGGATTTTGTCACCGAAGAACTGACTGTTAACGATCAGAGATTCCGTTATCAACAGGTTGAAAACAGCTTTACCCAGCCCAACGCCGGTGTGAACGAACACATGCTCGGGTGGGCCAGCGATGTCTGCCGGGATGAGCAAGGCGATCTGGTGGAACTTTACTGTGGTAACGGTAACTTCACCTGCGTTCTGGCCAGACAGTTTGACCGCGTGCTGGCGACCGAGATTTCCAAAACTTCGGTCCATTCAGCCCATGAAAACTTCAGAATGAATAGCGTTGACAATGTTGCTATCGCACGCCTTTCCAGTGAAGAGTTCACTCAGGCCATGAATGCTGAACGTGAGTTTCACCGACTGAAAGACATTGATCTGGACAGTTATCAATTCTCAACCATTCTGGTGGACCCGCCACGTGCTGGTCTGGACAAGGACACTGAAGCTCTGGTTCAGCGATTTGAGAAAATCGTTTACATTTCCTGCAACCCTGAGACCCTGAAAGAGAATCTGGAGACCATTAACCAGACCCATAAGGTTGAACGGATCGCACTGTTTGACCAGTTCCCTTATACCCATCACCGTGAAATGGGTGTTTTTCTGACCCGCCGCCAATAA
- a CDS encoding SanA/YdcF family protein — protein sequence MVASPTRLKVVMGLLAAVVIAAASLLVVANLLINVSTENYLYSDIDKLPANKVGLLLGTSKYSRTGGNNDHYRLRVDAASKLFKAGKIQYVLISGDNATPYYNEPSTIRRDLLKLGIPAENIYRDYAGFRTLDSIIRAKDVFGLNEFTIISQTYHNKRALYIARNNGTNAIAFNAGDGRNSDLTNRTREVLARMLALLEVHWFDTEPKYLGPVIDIGNTPPT from the coding sequence ATGGTAGCCAGCCCAACCCGTTTAAAGGTTGTAATGGGTTTGCTTGCCGCAGTCGTTATTGCTGCAGCCTCTTTACTGGTGGTTGCCAATTTACTGATTAATGTAAGCACAGAAAATTATCTTTATTCTGACATAGACAAACTGCCAGCCAATAAAGTCGGGTTACTACTCGGAACCAGCAAGTACTCAAGGACTGGCGGCAACAATGATCATTACCGGTTACGGGTCGATGCCGCCAGCAAGTTGTTCAAGGCCGGTAAGATTCAATACGTTCTGATCAGTGGCGACAATGCCACCCCCTACTACAACGAGCCCAGCACCATTCGCAGAGACCTTCTGAAACTCGGCATACCCGCAGAAAATATTTACCGCGACTATGCCGGTTTCAGAACGCTCGACTCCATCATCAGAGCCAAGGATGTGTTTGGGCTGAATGAATTCACAATCATTTCCCAGACTTATCATAATAAGCGTGCGCTTTATATCGCACGAAATAATGGCACGAATGCCATTGCCTTTAATGCCGGAGACGGCAGAAACAGTGACCTGACCAACCGCACCCGGGAAGTGCTTGCCAGAATGCTGGCCCTTCTGGAAGTACACTGGTTCGACACTGAACCCAAATATTTAGGTCCGGTGATAGATATAGGAAATACACCCCCAACATAA
- a CDS encoding substrate-binding periplasmic protein, with product MHRLFILIIAVFLSLSTFYRPYAEESVPRQRETLTVGVFPQDYPPLHWHDARKGIIEKLLDKVSSVSHFDFVFSKAPFHRLIMKVEKGKIDLEPWTSEVWRTRVKDNAYFTSPYTEHCEVLIFQKDRSFPVKRPFDLAGKRLGVVKGYAFQSFSKLFAKNVIYRVNSSNEERVLNLLSRGRTDAALIDELIADYLLKTTYSQAFVKSSTFDCVPVSFMFHKSKLRQGVEINKILQTLKKEGFIEQLLKGY from the coding sequence ATGCATCGACTTTTCATCCTGATTATTGCTGTTTTCCTGAGTCTATCCACCTTCTACAGACCCTATGCCGAAGAGAGTGTCCCCCGTCAGCGTGAAACATTAACCGTTGGTGTTTTCCCACAGGACTATCCGCCGCTTCACTGGCATGATGCACGTAAAGGCATCATCGAAAAGCTGCTGGATAAAGTCAGTTCTGTTAGCCACTTTGACTTTGTTTTCTCCAAAGCTCCCTTTCATCGTCTGATCATGAAAGTGGAAAAAGGCAAGATTGATCTGGAGCCCTGGACATCGGAGGTCTGGCGCACCCGGGTCAAAGACAATGCTTATTTCACCTCACCTTACACTGAACATTGTGAAGTTCTGATTTTCCAGAAAGATAGGAGTTTCCCGGTTAAGCGTCCTTTTGATCTGGCAGGTAAACGACTGGGAGTCGTAAAAGGCTATGCATTTCAATCTTTCAGCAAACTGTTTGCCAAAAACGTTATCTATCGGGTTAATTCCAGCAATGAAGAACGTGTTCTCAACCTCCTGAGCCGTGGTAGAACGGATGCGGCTCTTATTGACGAGCTTATTGCTGACTACCTGCTCAAAACAACTTATTCACAGGCATTTGTAAAAAGCAGTACATTTGACTGCGTTCCAGTGAGTTTTATGTTCCACAAAAGTAAGCTCAGACAGGGCGTAGAAATTAATAAGATTCTTCAGACACTGAAAAAAGAGGGCTTTATCGAACAATTGCTAAAAGGCTATTAA
- a CDS encoding CpsD/CapB family tyrosine-protein kinase, whose protein sequence is MIKLPINYIEVEMVYSNTIGRGMRTLAITSTNPGEGCSTMAYALSKRAEADGKHTLLVEVNLFHPELGDMSGRLHTDWVPNPDSADACIMHDDEAEIDILPAPCDTDVLMFRNISKMNKLIEHWLERYDVVVFDTSPLRAINRNNIPAESICGMVDGAVMMVMAGVTRRADFQNAVKKLRFNEATLAGFVFNDLNNPRLADELIRETRRLDKWLPKIMERIRKYVRNSSFLNLEL, encoded by the coding sequence ATGATCAAACTACCCATTAACTACATTGAAGTCGAAATGGTATATAGCAATACCATCGGACGTGGTATGCGGACTCTGGCTATTACTTCGACCAATCCCGGTGAAGGGTGCAGTACCATGGCCTATGCTCTGAGCAAACGTGCTGAAGCCGATGGTAAGCACACCTTGCTGGTAGAAGTTAACCTGTTTCATCCTGAGCTGGGCGATATGTCCGGACGCCTTCATACAGACTGGGTGCCGAATCCAGACTCTGCCGATGCCTGCATCATGCACGATGATGAAGCCGAAATTGATATTCTTCCTGCTCCCTGTGATACCGATGTCCTGATGTTTCGTAATATAAGCAAAATGAATAAATTAATAGAGCACTGGCTTGAGCGCTATGATGTCGTTGTGTTCGACACCTCCCCGCTCAGGGCCATAAACCGTAACAACATACCTGCAGAGTCCATTTGTGGAATGGTTGACGGTGCTGTGATGATGGTCATGGCGGGTGTTACCCGTCGGGCAGATTTTCAGAATGCAGTAAAGAAGCTACGTTTCAATGAGGCAACTCTGGCGGGATTTGTTTTTAACGACTTAAATAATCCCAGACTGGCTGATGAGCTGATTCGTGAAACCCGACGTTTGGACAAGTGGTTGCCCAAGATCATGGAAAGAATCAGAAAGTATGTCAGAAATTCCTCCTTTCTTAATCTTGAGTTGTAA